From a region of the Sinorhizobium sp. B11 genome:
- a CDS encoding ABC transporter substrate-binding protein: protein MKKALVASVALVALFPFGAAAQERTLTISVYAFAQDDYKTIVYDPFEAKCGCKLVVETGNSVERLAKMEANKANPVVDLAAVSMADGLAASRAGLIDKIDTSKLENFSRLYDVAKDPNGDGMSVGYTFYATSIAYRSDKMKIESWADLLKPEYVGHVAFPNVTTNQGPPALYMLGLALGKDTPDLKAPIEALGEKKDEIVTFYEKSSQLVQLMQQEEIWAAPIGRFSWAGFTKLDLPVAWATPKEGQTGGMNVLVMTKGSKNQDLALQFMDFWLSTDVQTKLAEKLIDSPANKEVKVSDKVANNITYGEDTAKNLKLIPSAAALDNRNGWLKEWNEKVGQ from the coding sequence ATGAAAAAAGCTCTTGTTGCATCAGTGGCGCTGGTTGCGCTTTTCCCTTTCGGTGCAGCGGCACAGGAACGCACGCTGACCATTTCCGTCTATGCCTTTGCGCAGGACGATTACAAGACGATCGTCTATGACCCCTTCGAAGCCAAGTGCGGCTGCAAGCTCGTTGTCGAAACCGGCAACAGCGTCGAGCGCCTCGCCAAGATGGAAGCCAACAAGGCCAATCCGGTCGTCGATCTTGCTGCCGTCTCCATGGCCGATGGCCTTGCGGCTTCCCGCGCCGGCCTGATCGACAAGATCGATACCTCCAAGCTTGAAAATTTCTCCAGGCTCTACGATGTCGCCAAGGATCCGAACGGTGATGGCATGAGCGTCGGCTACACTTTCTATGCCACCTCCATTGCCTACCGCTCGGACAAGATGAAGATCGAGTCCTGGGCCGATCTCCTGAAGCCGGAATATGTCGGCCACGTAGCCTTCCCGAACGTCACGACCAACCAGGGCCCGCCGGCGCTCTACATGCTTGGTCTCGCACTCGGCAAGGACACGCCTGATCTCAAGGCGCCGATCGAAGCGCTCGGCGAAAAGAAGGACGAGATCGTTACCTTCTATGAAAAGTCTTCCCAGCTCGTGCAGCTGATGCAGCAGGAGGAGATCTGGGCCGCTCCGATCGGCCGTTTCTCCTGGGCAGGCTTCACCAAGCTCGACCTTCCCGTTGCCTGGGCAACCCCGAAGGAAGGCCAGACCGGCGGCATGAACGTGTTGGTCATGACCAAGGGTTCGAAGAACCAGGATCTCGCCCTGCAGTTCATGGACTTCTGGCTCTCGACCGACGTCCAGACCAAGCTCGCCGAAAAGCTCATCGACAGCCCGGCGAACAAGGAGGTCAAGGTCTCCGACAAGGTCGCAAACAACATCACCTATGGCGAAGACACCGCCAAGAACCTGAAGCTGATCCCGTCCGCAGCCGCACTCGACAACCGCAATGGCTGGCTGAAGGAATGGAACGAAAAGGTCGGCCAGTAA
- a CDS encoding ABC transporter permease — MSIRLLSPVVLFLLLVFLIGPFLIIIAASLSAGDTLAFPPQGLSLRWVAKVFTIDSFRDSFAMSMFLAVFGTLAALILGIPAAYALARYRLPGSETVRTIVSLPIIVPGIIVGLALLRYLVVPFGFNITLALFFAHTALVLPYAVRVVSASLGNLRSDIEEAAVLLGSSRLGAFFRVVMPNIRGGILAAFILGFVTSFNQVPVSLFLSGPGVRTLPIDMLGYMETTYDPSIAALSALLAFLSIGIVFLAERFLGFSRYV; from the coding sequence ATGAGCATCCGCCTCCTTTCGCCTGTCGTGCTGTTCCTGCTGCTGGTCTTCCTGATCGGCCCCTTTCTGATCATCATCGCGGCTTCGCTTTCCGCCGGCGACACGCTGGCTTTCCCGCCCCAGGGCCTGTCGCTGCGCTGGGTTGCAAAGGTCTTCACCATCGACAGTTTCCGCGACAGCTTTGCCATGTCGATGTTCCTGGCGGTCTTCGGGACGCTTGCGGCCCTCATCCTCGGCATTCCCGCCGCCTATGCGCTAGCGCGCTATCGGCTGCCGGGTTCGGAAACGGTCAGAACCATCGTCTCGCTGCCGATCATCGTGCCCGGCATCATCGTCGGTCTGGCGCTGCTGCGCTATCTCGTCGTGCCCTTCGGCTTCAACATCACACTGGCGCTCTTCTTCGCCCATACCGCCTTGGTGCTGCCCTATGCCGTGCGTGTCGTGTCCGCAAGCCTCGGTAACCTGCGCTCCGATATCGAGGAAGCGGCCGTCCTGCTCGGTTCCTCCCGGCTCGGCGCCTTCTTCCGCGTCGTGATGCCGAATATCCGCGGCGGCATTCTGGCTGCCTTCATCCTCGGCTTCGTCACCAGCTTCAATCAGGTTCCGGTCTCCCTCTTCCTCTCCGGCCCCGGCGTGCGCACGCTGCCGATCGACATGCTGGGCTACATGGAAACCACCTACGACCCCTCCATTGCGGCGCTCTCGGCGCTGCTCGCCTTCCTTTCGATCGGCATCGTCTTCCTCGCCGAACGCTTCCTGGGATTCTCTCGCTATGTCTGA
- a CDS encoding phosphoribosylaminoimidazolesuccinocarboxamide synthase, whose protein sequence is MRILSEAHFPELPNYYRGKVRENYDLPDGRRIIISTDRLSAFDRILTCIPYKGQVLTETARYWFEATKDICPNHVLDYPDPNVVIGKRLDILPVEIVVRGYLAGTTGTSILTLYKKGEREMYGMRLPDGMRDNQILPEPVITPTSKEFDGGHDEPLTPAEIVSRGLLTKEQWETLSKYALALFARGQEMAAKRGLILVDTKYEFGTDKDGNIILADEIHTPDSSRYWVAETYPAAFEAGKRPESFDKDFVRAWVVERCDPYKDAIPEIPLELIEQTSAVYIKAYEWITGERFVPDDRGETPAARVRANLEPYFP, encoded by the coding sequence GTGCGTATTCTCTCCGAAGCCCATTTCCCGGAACTGCCGAACTACTACCGCGGCAAGGTGCGTGAGAATTACGATCTTCCGGATGGCCGGCGCATCATCATCAGCACCGATCGGCTGAGCGCTTTCGATCGCATCCTGACCTGCATTCCCTACAAGGGACAGGTGCTGACCGAGACAGCCCGATACTGGTTCGAGGCAACGAAGGACATCTGCCCCAATCACGTCCTCGACTATCCCGACCCGAATGTCGTCATCGGCAAACGGCTCGATATCCTTCCGGTCGAGATCGTCGTACGTGGCTATCTCGCCGGCACGACAGGCACTTCGATCCTGACACTTTATAAGAAGGGCGAGCGCGAGATGTATGGGATGCGCCTGCCCGACGGCATGCGCGACAATCAGATCCTTCCCGAGCCGGTCATCACGCCGACCAGCAAGGAATTCGACGGCGGGCATGACGAGCCGCTCACCCCGGCAGAGATTGTCAGCCGCGGATTGCTGACGAAGGAACAGTGGGAAACGCTGTCGAAATATGCGCTGGCGCTTTTTGCCCGTGGCCAGGAGATGGCGGCAAAGCGTGGCCTCATCCTCGTCGACACCAAATATGAATTCGGTACCGATAAGGACGGCAACATCATTCTCGCCGACGAGATCCACACGCCAGACAGCAGCCGCTATTGGGTGGCGGAAACCTATCCCGCCGCTTTCGAAGCGGGCAAGCGGCCTGAAAGCTTCGACAAGGACTTCGTCCGCGCCTGGGTCGTCGAACGCTGCGACCCCTACAAGGACGCGATTCCGGAAATTCCTCTCGAGCTGATCGAGCAGACGTCAGCCGTCTATATCAAAGCCTATGAATGGATTACCGGGGAACGCTTCGTACCCGACGACCGTGGCGAAACGCCCGCGGCACGTGTCCGGGCAAATCTCGAGCCCTATTTTCCCTGA
- a CDS encoding ABC transporter permease, producing the protein MFQNRAEALALALPAAIFAAVVFLLPVAILLSEGFRSDGAWTLAAYTDFFSQTLNRTVFFRTFRLGLEVTAVSAIIGYAAAFAIVNLPPKGKGRMIGLVTLPLMISPVARTYAWIVILGRTGIVNEAITGLGLSAEPLRLLFTETAVFIGLLQLFLPLMILSLISALENMPKDAIPAARVLGANWFQVFWKVILPLTREGLVVGGTLVFTGSLTAYITPAILGGSKVLMLETLMYQQVSVANNFVSASVIAFILIVMSFTANILLKRLATARNRR; encoded by the coding sequence ATGTTCCAGAACCGAGCAGAAGCCCTGGCGCTTGCCCTGCCGGCCGCGATCTTCGCTGCCGTAGTCTTTCTGCTGCCCGTCGCGATCCTGCTCTCCGAAGGCTTCCGCAGCGACGGCGCGTGGACGCTTGCCGCCTATACGGATTTCTTCTCGCAAACGCTGAACCGGACCGTTTTCTTCCGCACCTTCCGGCTCGGCCTGGAAGTGACGGCGGTGTCGGCCATCATCGGTTATGCCGCCGCCTTTGCGATCGTCAATCTTCCTCCGAAGGGCAAGGGCCGCATGATCGGGCTCGTCACTCTGCCGCTGATGATCTCGCCGGTTGCGCGCACCTATGCCTGGATTGTCATTCTCGGCCGCACCGGCATCGTCAATGAAGCGATCACCGGCCTGGGCCTGAGCGCAGAGCCGCTGCGCCTGCTCTTCACCGAGACTGCCGTCTTTATCGGCCTCCTGCAGCTTTTCCTGCCGCTGATGATCCTGTCGCTCATCAGCGCACTCGAGAACATGCCGAAGGATGCCATTCCGGCCGCCCGCGTGCTCGGCGCCAACTGGTTCCAGGTCTTCTGGAAGGTAATTCTGCCGCTCACCAGGGAAGGCCTCGTCGTCGGCGGCACGCTGGTCTTCACCGGCTCGCTGACGGCCTATATCACGCCCGCCATTCTCGGCGGCTCCAAGGTGCTGATGCTGGAGACGCTGATGTACCAGCAGGTTTCCGTCGCCAATAATTTCGTCTCGGCGAGTGTCATCGCCTTCATCCTGATCGTCATGAGCTTTACCGCCAATATCCTGCTGAAACGCCTTGCGACCGCGAGGAACCGCCGATGA
- a CDS encoding LacI family transcriptional regulator codes for MASQRPGPNLSRIATSLGVSVATVSNALSGKGRVSDALIERIRTHAAELGYVPSQAGRALRTGRSGVLGLVLPDIANPLFPKIAQAIEYAASVAGYGVLIADSRGDITAQTEAINRLVERGVDGMVVVPRRATRISAASCPVAVIDTASTPGNTVAADHWQGGKEIAAHLAGLGHQQILIIGNNHESNVQNDRAGGIRAGLQHGMRSEILWIERLENETGAGCRLGLAEKARQGFTAFAALSDLQALRALTELQQDGISVPADVSVTGFDDLIWSPVVTPSLTTVRMDMDTIAEIAVSALVDRINDSGTREGVLVTADTERVPMQLIIRQSSGLVNPARKTSEMENL; via the coding sequence ATGGCCTCACAACGCCCGGGACCCAATCTCAGCAGGATAGCAACGTCGCTCGGCGTCTCGGTTGCCACGGTCTCCAATGCGCTCTCCGGCAAAGGCCGGGTTTCCGACGCACTGATCGAAAGAATTCGCACGCATGCCGCCGAACTCGGCTATGTGCCGAGCCAGGCCGGCAGAGCTCTGCGTACTGGCCGTAGCGGCGTGCTCGGCCTTGTCTTGCCCGATATTGCCAATCCCCTCTTTCCGAAGATCGCCCAGGCCATCGAATATGCCGCATCCGTAGCAGGCTACGGCGTGCTGATTGCCGACTCCCGCGGCGATATCACGGCCCAGACGGAAGCGATCAACCGGCTGGTGGAACGTGGCGTCGACGGCATGGTGGTCGTGCCTCGCCGCGCCACCCGCATTTCCGCCGCAAGCTGCCCGGTCGCGGTCATCGATACCGCCTCCACACCTGGCAATACGGTCGCCGCCGATCACTGGCAGGGCGGAAAGGAAATTGCCGCCCACCTGGCGGGCCTCGGCCACCAGCAGATCCTCATCATCGGCAATAATCACGAGTCCAATGTCCAGAACGACAGAGCCGGCGGCATCAGGGCTGGGTTGCAACATGGCATGCGCTCCGAAATACTCTGGATCGAGCGGCTGGAAAACGAGACGGGCGCCGGTTGCAGGCTGGGGCTTGCGGAAAAGGCGCGTCAGGGCTTCACGGCATTTGCGGCCCTTTCCGACCTGCAGGCTCTGCGCGCGCTGACTGAACTGCAGCAAGACGGCATCAGCGTGCCCGCCGATGTCAGCGTCACGGGCTTCGACGATCTCATATGGTCGCCGGTCGTCACCCCGTCGCTGACGACCGTGAGGATGGACATGGACACCATCGCCGAAATTGCCGTTTCGGCACTGGTCGACAGAATAAACGATAGTGGCACACGGGAGGGCGTGCTGGTTACGGCGGACACCGAACGCGTGCCCATGCAGCTGATCATCCGCCAGTCATCCGGGCTCGTGAACCCGGCACGAAAAACCTCAGAGATGGAGAACCTGTAG
- a CDS encoding efflux transporter outer membrane subunit — MVSLRYATPALLLLLSGCVVGPDHVPPEMALPGKFSEGGKKSIGDVATTAWWTAYNDRKLDSLVQTGLSQNLTIQQALERINSASANVTIAGAGSLPALDVGASHTVSGETGELRTQFNTRNTSAGQLSLSWLLDMFGLFRRSKESALASLDSAYAGADIAKLSYIQNLVSTYIDLRFFQQRLALSKANLKSRQETYDLTKFQLDAGAASRLDVVQAEGLVQSTLAEIPGLETNIRVSAHQIATLLGQPAGSMVDELLRGSGQPTFRGGINSGVPADLIRNRPDIRQAERNLAAATAQIGVSEAQLYPSISLSGSISPSYINQRGIHGGLSAWSFGPTLNLPILDGGSLRANVDVSKSNAVASYLAWKQTVLTAIQQVEDALSAVRRDAQTVDALRAQVRTTQETLELSTASYKDGASSLLDVLDAQRQVSLAQASLAAAVQQMAKDYAALNIATGGGFAPTGKTTGPGPVKAAKGS; from the coding sequence ATGGTATCTCTTCGTTATGCCACACCGGCGCTATTGTTATTGCTGTCGGGCTGTGTAGTAGGCCCTGATCACGTACCTCCGGAAATGGCGCTTCCTGGAAAATTCAGTGAAGGTGGCAAAAAGAGCATCGGCGACGTCGCTACCACGGCCTGGTGGACAGCCTATAACGACCGCAAACTCGACAGCCTTGTCCAGACCGGCCTTAGCCAGAACCTGACGATTCAACAGGCGCTCGAGCGCATCAATTCCGCATCCGCCAACGTGACCATCGCTGGCGCCGGTTCATTACCTGCTCTCGATGTTGGCGCTTCTCACACCGTCAGCGGCGAGACCGGCGAGTTGCGTACCCAGTTCAACACCCGCAACACCAGCGCCGGACAGCTTTCCCTGTCCTGGCTGCTCGACATGTTCGGTCTTTTCAGGCGCAGCAAGGAAAGCGCCCTCGCCTCTCTTGATTCCGCCTATGCGGGTGCCGACATCGCCAAGCTGTCCTACATCCAGAACCTTGTTTCAACCTATATTGACCTGCGCTTCTTCCAGCAGCGCCTGGCGCTTTCGAAAGCCAACCTGAAGTCCCGTCAGGAAACCTACGACCTGACCAAGTTCCAGCTCGACGCAGGCGCGGCCTCCCGCCTCGACGTCGTCCAGGCTGAAGGTCTCGTCCAGTCGACGCTCGCAGAAATCCCCGGTCTCGAAACCAACATCCGCGTTTCGGCCCATCAAATCGCCACCCTCCTCGGCCAGCCGGCCGGTTCGATGGTCGATGAACTGTTGCGTGGCTCCGGCCAGCCGACTTTCCGCGGCGGCATCAATTCCGGCGTTCCGGCCGACCTGATCCGCAACCGTCCGGATATTCGCCAGGCCGAGCGTAACCTCGCCGCTGCCACCGCCCAGATCGGTGTCTCCGAAGCTCAGCTCTACCCGTCGATCTCGCTGTCCGGTTCGATCTCGCCGAGCTACATCAACCAGCGCGGCATCCACGGCGGCCTGTCGGCATGGTCCTTCGGCCCGACCTTGAACCTGCCGATCCTCGACGGCGGCAGTCTGCGCGCCAATGTCGACGTCTCCAAGTCCAACGCCGTCGCATCCTACCTCGCTTGGAAGCAGACCGTTCTGACGGCAATCCAGCAGGTCGAGGATGCCCTTTCGGCCGTTCGCCGTGACGCCCAGACGGTCGACGCCTTGCGCGCCCAGGTGAGGACGACGCAGGAAACCCTCGAACTCTCGACGGCATCCTATAAGGACGGCGCTTCCTCGCTGCTCGACGTTCTCGACGCCCAGCGTCAGGTCTCTCTCGCTCAGGCAAGCCTCGCGGCTGCCGTTCAGCAGATGGCAAAGGATTACGCTGCGCTTAACATCGCAACCGGCGGCGGCTTCGCGCCGACTGGCAAGACCACCGGTCCGGGACCGGTCAAAGCTGCCAAGGGCAGCTAA
- a CDS encoding efflux RND transporter periplasmic adaptor subunit, producing MTRRALIVTSTLLLVIGLAACNEGGSKPAGNPGAGGAAQQAAPVGVVTLKKDTYPITTILPGRAEAFQVADIRPQVSGIIREIAFKEGGEVKKGDLLYQIDDAAYRATVEQAQAAISKAEAGVPSAQSNFDRYQRLVGSGATQIEFETARTALAQANAEVEAAKAALTAAQIDLDHTKITAPFDGVIDQTAYNIGNVVAANQTTALTTIRQLDPIYISLTESSTNLLKLRDAIAAGDVKGEDNNVAFRLILEDGREYNQKGKLDMSKQVVSETTGTFIIRVVFPNPDRVVLPGMYVRATVELGNETGYSLPQLATTRDANGRLTAQFISAEGKVETRVFENASPSNNSWLVTQGVKDGDQLIVSGLQSIVSGMPVKPVPMKINDNGVVVPADQPVAGGEQKPAAK from the coding sequence ATGACCAGGCGCGCCCTCATCGTAACCTCGACCCTCTTGCTTGTTATCGGTCTCGCCGCCTGCAACGAGGGCGGCAGCAAGCCCGCTGGCAATCCAGGCGCGGGCGGTGCTGCCCAGCAGGCTGCCCCGGTTGGTGTGGTCACGCTGAAAAAGGATACCTATCCGATTACCACGATCCTGCCCGGCCGCGCCGAGGCCTTCCAGGTGGCTGATATCCGCCCGCAGGTAAGCGGCATCATCCGTGAAATCGCGTTCAAGGAAGGCGGCGAAGTCAAGAAGGGCGATCTGCTCTACCAGATCGACGACGCCGCCTACCGCGCAACCGTTGAGCAGGCCCAGGCCGCGATTTCCAAAGCCGAGGCCGGCGTGCCAAGCGCCCAAAGCAATTTCGACCGCTACCAGCGGCTGGTCGGCAGCGGCGCAACGCAGATCGAATTCGAAACCGCCCGAACGGCCCTTGCACAAGCGAATGCAGAAGTCGAAGCCGCAAAGGCGGCGTTGACCGCAGCGCAGATCGATCTCGATCATACGAAGATCACAGCCCCCTTCGACGGCGTCATCGACCAGACCGCCTACAACATCGGCAACGTCGTTGCGGCCAACCAGACGACCGCACTGACCACCATCCGCCAGCTCGATCCGATCTACATTTCGCTGACGGAATCGAGCACCAACCTGCTGAAATTGCGCGATGCGATCGCTGCCGGCGACGTCAAGGGCGAGGACAACAATGTCGCGTTCCGCCTGATCCTCGAAGACGGCCGCGAGTATAATCAGAAGGGCAAGCTCGACATGTCGAAGCAGGTTGTCAGCGAAACGACCGGTACCTTCATCATCCGTGTTGTTTTCCCGAACCCCGACCGCGTCGTCCTGCCCGGCATGTACGTACGCGCCACAGTCGAACTCGGTAACGAAACCGGGTATTCCCTGCCGCAGCTTGCCACCACCCGTGACGCCAACGGCCGTTTGACCGCGCAGTTCATTTCCGCCGAGGGCAAAGTTGAGACCCGCGTGTTCGAGAATGCCTCGCCTTCCAACAATTCCTGGCTCGTGACCCAGGGCGTAAAGGATGGCGACCAGCTCATCGTCAGCGGTCTGCAGTCGATTGTATCAGGCATGCCGGTAAAACCGGTTCCAATGAAAATCAATGACAACGGCGTGGTTGTCCCTGCCGATCAGCCCGTGGCCGGAGGCGAACAGAAGCCCGCAGCAAAGTAA
- a CDS encoding efflux RND transporter permease subunit, with translation MAKFFIRRPIFAWVIAITIMLAGLLAIFTLSISQYPDIAPTTVRINTSYRGASAETVEKSVTTIIEDGMTGLDDLTYMTSTSSTGSASISLTFGTSINPDIAQVQVQNKLQLVQSQLPGDVIDAGISVTRSTSSILLVGSLVSTDGKRTSVDLGNIMSTSIEDQIQRLEGVGSINVFGSGYAMRVWLDPFKLQKFQLTPGDVTSAIQAQNTQVSVGSLGAQPAVPGQQINVTITAQSQLTTVADFEHIILKVEKDGSTVRLSDVARVEIGQESYGGSSRYNGLPSSGFAVNLAIGANAIDTATRVRTALETIGRGLPEGVEITYPYDTTPFVELSIEKVVHTLIEAIVLVFVVLLIFLQNLRATLIPTIAVPVVLLGTFGVLAATGYSINTLTMFAMVLAIGLLVDDAIVVVENVERIMSEERLSPLEATEKSMGEITGAIVGIALVLTAVFIPMAFFGGSTGIIYRQFSITIVSAMLLSALVAIVLTPALCATMLKPVNEHKKHRIGDWFNRNFTRSTNGYVRTIGYLLKRPIRVMLVFLLVGAGCAYLFARLPSSFLPQEDQGVLLTIVTTPPGSTTQQTQAVVEKVEKYFRENEKDAVDSVFGALGFGFNGSGQNSAIVFTKLKDFSLRTDHNLSAQSVVNRALKNFFTIREAQVFALLPPAIQGLGVSSGFSMYLVDTGGHGNQALTAASKRLIQMAGATGKVVALRSNNKEVEPQMKILIDQEKIGAMGVDLASVNSMLSIIFTGRDVNDFTLNGEIKPVYVQGDAPFRMQPTDLNHWYARNNAGEMVPFSAFTTTQWVDGAPSLARFNAVSAIPLDGAAAPGVSSGEAMNEMEALTEQLGGGYTVAWQGISYQERLSGSQAPMLYAISVLVVFLCLAALYESWSIPFSVIMAVPVGVLGALAAATLFGQANDVYFKVGLLTTIGLAAKNAILIVEFAKDRTETGMGLFEATLEAARLRLRPIIMTSLAFILGVVPLAIATGAGSAAQNAIGIGVLGGMLSATVLGIFFVPSFFVVIRRIFVTRQKNEAGV, from the coding sequence ATGGCCAAGTTTTTCATCCGACGACCGATATTTGCCTGGGTCATTGCGATCACCATCATGCTCGCAGGTCTGCTCGCGATCTTCACGCTGTCGATCTCGCAATATCCTGATATTGCGCCGACAACGGTCCGCATCAACACCAGCTATCGCGGCGCGAGCGCGGAAACGGTCGAAAAATCGGTGACCACCATCATCGAAGACGGCATGACTGGTCTCGACGACCTGACCTACATGACCTCGACCTCGTCGACAGGCTCGGCCAGCATTTCGCTGACCTTCGGGACGAGCATCAATCCTGACATCGCGCAGGTACAGGTTCAGAACAAGCTGCAGCTTGTCCAGTCGCAGTTGCCTGGCGACGTCATCGATGCTGGCATCAGCGTCACGCGCTCCACGTCGAGCATTCTTCTCGTCGGCTCGCTGGTCTCGACAGATGGCAAACGCACCTCCGTTGACCTCGGCAACATCATGTCGACCTCGATCGAGGACCAGATCCAGCGCCTGGAAGGCGTAGGCAGCATCAACGTATTTGGCTCCGGCTACGCCATGCGTGTCTGGCTCGACCCGTTCAAACTGCAGAAGTTTCAGCTCACACCGGGCGACGTGACCTCGGCTATCCAGGCCCAGAATACGCAGGTCTCCGTCGGCTCGCTTGGCGCCCAGCCTGCCGTCCCGGGCCAGCAGATCAACGTCACCATCACGGCACAGAGCCAGCTGACCACGGTCGCGGATTTCGAGCACATCATCCTGAAGGTCGAAAAGGACGGTTCTACAGTCCGTCTGAGCGATGTCGCCCGCGTCGAAATCGGGCAGGAGAGCTATGGCGGCAGCTCGCGCTATAATGGTCTGCCGTCGTCTGGTTTCGCCGTCAACCTTGCAATTGGCGCGAACGCCATCGATACCGCCACCCGTGTCCGCACCGCGCTCGAAACGATCGGTCGTGGCCTGCCGGAAGGCGTCGAGATCACCTATCCCTACGACACGACCCCCTTCGTCGAGCTGTCGATCGAGAAGGTCGTGCACACACTGATCGAGGCGATCGTGCTCGTCTTCGTGGTGCTGCTCATCTTCCTGCAGAACCTGCGCGCGACGTTGATCCCGACCATTGCCGTACCCGTCGTGCTTCTCGGCACGTTCGGCGTCCTTGCGGCAACAGGCTATTCGATCAATACGCTGACGATGTTCGCCATGGTGCTGGCGATCGGCCTTCTTGTCGACGACGCCATCGTCGTCGTGGAAAACGTCGAACGCATCATGTCGGAGGAAAGGCTATCGCCACTTGAAGCGACCGAGAAGTCGATGGGTGAAATTACCGGCGCCATCGTCGGCATCGCTCTCGTGCTGACCGCCGTTTTCATTCCCATGGCATTCTTCGGTGGCTCGACCGGCATCATCTATCGCCAGTTCTCCATCACCATCGTTTCGGCCATGCTGCTTTCGGCCCTCGTCGCCATCGTGCTGACGCCGGCGCTCTGCGCCACGATGCTGAAGCCGGTCAACGAGCACAAGAAGCATCGCATCGGCGACTGGTTCAACCGCAACTTCACCCGTTCGACCAACGGCTATGTGCGCACCATCGGCTACCTCTTGAAGCGCCCGATCCGCGTCATGCTGGTATTCCTGCTGGTCGGCGCCGGCTGCGCCTATCTCTTCGCGCGTCTGCCGAGTTCGTTCCTTCCGCAAGAAGACCAGGGCGTGCTTTTGACCATCGTCACCACGCCCCCTGGCTCGACCACGCAGCAGACGCAGGCTGTCGTTGAAAAAGTCGAAAAATACTTCCGCGAAAACGAGAAGGATGCGGTGGATTCCGTATTCGGCGCGCTCGGCTTCGGCTTTAACGGTTCCGGCCAGAACAGCGCCATCGTCTTCACCAAGCTCAAGGATTTCTCACTGCGCACCGATCACAATCTCAGTGCTCAGTCGGTGGTCAACCGGGCCCTCAAGAACTTCTTCACGATCCGCGAGGCGCAGGTCTTCGCTCTGCTGCCGCCGGCGATCCAGGGTCTTGGCGTCTCGAGCGGCTTCTCCATGTATTTGGTGGACACCGGCGGCCATGGCAATCAAGCCCTGACGGCTGCATCCAAGCGGCTCATCCAGATGGCCGGCGCCACCGGCAAGGTCGTCGCGCTGCGCTCGAACAACAAGGAAGTCGAGCCGCAGATGAAAATCCTGATCGATCAGGAGAAGATCGGCGCCATGGGTGTCGACCTCGCCTCGGTCAACTCCATGCTGTCGATCATCTTCACTGGCCGCGACGTCAACGACTTCACGCTGAACGGCGAAATCAAGCCGGTCTACGTGCAGGGCGACGCTCCCTTCCGCATGCAGCCGACCGATCTGAACCACTGGTATGCCCGCAACAACGCCGGCGAGATGGTGCCTTTCTCCGCCTTCACGACAACCCAATGGGTCGATGGCGCGCCCTCGCTCGCCCGGTTCAATGCTGTCAGCGCCATCCCGCTCGACGGTGCGGCAGCCCCTGGCGTCTCATCGGGTGAAGCCATGAACGAGATGGAAGCCCTGACCGAACAGCTCGGCGGCGGCTACACGGTTGCCTGGCAGGGCATCTCCTATCAGGAGCGGCTCTCGGGCTCGCAGGCCCCGATGCTTTACGCGATTTCGGTTCTCGTCGTCTTCCTCTGCCTGGCTGCCCTCTACGAGAGCTGGTCGATCCCGTTCTCGGTCATCATGGCCGTGCCGGTCGGCGTGCTCGGCGCACTTGCCGCAGCAACGCTATTCGGGCAGGCGAATGACGTCTATTTCAAGGTGGGCCTGCTCACGACCATCGGCCTTGCCGCCAAGAACGCGATCCTGATCGTGGAATTCGCGAAGGACCGGACGGAGACGGGCATGGGGCTCTTCGAGGCGACGCTGGAAGCAGCAAGGCTGCGCCTGCGCCCGATCATCATGACATCTCTGGCTTTCATTCTCGGCGTCGTGCCTTTGGCCATCGCTACGGGCGCGGGTTCCGCTGCCCAGAACGCGATCGGTATCGGCGTGCTCGGAGGGATGCTTTCGGCGACGGTGCTCGGCATTTTCTTCGTGCCCTCTTTCTTCGTCGTGATCCGCCGCATCTTTGTCACACGGCAAAAAAATGAGGCGGGAGTGTGA